DNA from Corallococcus soli:
GCGCGGCGCCCTCGCTCAATTACGAGGGCTGGGGTCACGTCTTCGGGCCGCTGTCGGACGTGCTGCGCACGGCGGACGTGGGCGTGGTGAACCTGGAGACGCCCGTCACCGACGAGCGCAAGGCCGTCACCCAGGAGCTCATCTTCAACGCGCCGCCGGCGATGGCGCGGGCGCTGGTGGGCGCGGGCGTGAAGGTGGTGTCCACGGGCAACAACCACGCGCGCGACCAGCACCCGGAGGGGATGGTGGAGACGCTGCGCCACCTGGACGCGGTGGGGCTGCGGCACGCGGGCACCGGGGCCACGCGGGACGCGGCCTGGACGCCGGTGTTCATGGAGGTGCGCGGGGTGCGGCTGGGCTTCCTGTCCTTCACGCGGAGCCTGAATGGCTTCAGCAACCCGAAGGACGCCAACGCGCCGCACGCGGCCCTGGTGCCCTATCCGGAGCACGCCTCGCGGCGGGGCGTGAGTGAGAAGGAGGCGGTGGAGCGGGTGCGCGTCGCGGCGGCGCGGTGTGATGCGCTGTTCGTGCTGGTGCACTGGGGGCGCGAGTACGCGGAGGCGCCGCACCCGCTGGACCGCGCGCTGGGGCAGGCCCTGCTGGAGGCGGGGGCGTTCGCGGTCATCGGACACCATCCGCATGTGCTCCAGCCGCTGGAGGCGTACACGACGAAGTCCGGCCGGAGGGGGCTCATCGCGTACTCGCTGGGCAACCTGGTGGCGAACCAGGGGCGGTTCTACAAGCACCGGGCGGGAGGGGCGGGGACGGAGGGGGACAAGCGGGACTCGCTGCTGCTGCGCGTGGGGGTGACGCGCGCGGAGGCGGGTGCGCCGGTGGCCCTGGCGGAGGTGGCGGTGCTGCCGGTGTGGATCGAGAACAACGCCACCGGGCGCAAGGCCCGCGCGAAGCGGAACATCCAGCCGGTGCTCATCGACCGCGAGGTGGAGGAGGTGTCCCGGAGGCTGGCCTCGCTGGCCCTGCGCACGGGGACGCCGGACAAGGAGACCCGGGCGGAGAAGGTGGCCCTGGAGCAACGGCTGGCGAGCGCCCGGTACCGCCGCGAGCGCATCCTGCGGATGCTGCCCGCGGAGTTCCGAGTGGCCTCCCCGGAGCTGCGGCGGCGCGAGGACGCGACGGCGCGGGTGGTTCCGTAGGCGTCAGCTCACGGGCGCGCGGGCGATGAGTTCCGCGAGCTGATTGCGGCAGGCGGCGCAGCGTTGACGGAAGTCTTCACTGATGTCCGGAGATGCGACGAGCGTGTCCCAGTACGCCAGCGCATGGCGTGCGGCGTCCGCCCAGACGTCCAGGTTGTTGGCGTTCGGTGGAGCGGGCTTGAACTCACGCTCGACCAGGTGCGCGCCATCCGGTGCGAACACCATGGGCAGCATGTCGTAGATGGGCGCGAGCTGGAACCGCCCCGGCGACTGCACGAAGCAGGAGACATTGCCAAGGTGCCGGTCGGTGTTCCCGATGAGCTGACCGAAGGTGTCGAGCCAGCGGATCCTCCGGACGTCTTCCTGGGAGAGCCGGCGTTCGGCAAGCAGACGCAGGGCAACGTCGGTCCAGGTGCCTCCCGAACCGACGTACTCATTGTCGATGGCGCGCAATGACAGCAGGGCGCGCCTCCCCCGAAGTCCAATCCGATCAAACCGCTCGACCTCCAGGAATCGGTGACTTTCCAGGTCGAATCTGTGGGCCTTCGCCGCATCGAGCCCTGCCACACGCACGGACTCCAACGCGAGGTGTTCGCTCGCGAGGAGGTCCCTCCAGCGTTGTCCCGCACTGCCCGCGCTCGCATCCGCGAACTTCACGAGCACGTGACGGCCTTCGGTGTAGACGGCGAACTTCGGCTGCTCACCCCCAGCGGACGAGCCCGAGCCATCCGCCAGGAACGTCCGGGCCCGCTGGGGGTAGCTGTCCCGGCGGACCTCCTGGACCCACATGGCCAGGTAGCGGTTCAGGGACTCCTCACCCAGGATGAGGTCTCCCGTGCAGTCCTCTCCGCGTCGCGCCAGGGCGATGAGCACCTGATCTTCGTTCCAGTCCGTCGTGCGGGGAGGGAGCGCGAGGTCTGGATGACGCTCGCGGAAGCCCCGGCCCATGTATCCCTGGGGGCTCATCTCCTCCGCGAAGGGCGGGAGTCCTTCGAAGCGTTGCCCGAGGCCCCTGGCAGCCTCCTGCCAGGTTCCGCCCGAGGACAGGAAATGGAGCGCACCCTCACGATGAAGCTGGCCTGCCTCATCCACCCGATGGAGGGGAGCTTGGGTTCCCAGTCCCGCCACCCTGCGCGTCCGGGCATATAAAGCGCCCCGGGTCCGTCCCATCCGGCAGGCCGCATCCCCCGCGGCCTTGAGCCACCGCGACAGGGTCTGCTGCGAGACGCCGAAGTGCTGCTGAAGCGCCTCGGCCGACACCGGTTGCAGGCGCTGGACGACGTCCAGGAGTTGGAGGATGGAGGGGGGAGGCATGAGTAGATATGTGGGTAGATAGCGGCATGCACTAATTAGTGCAAACCCTCGTCTTCTTTGTGTAGCGCGTTCCAAAGCGCCTCTGAAGTGAGTGAATCCGCCTTCGTAACCAGGGGCTTTGGGGCGTTTGATCGAGTGCTCTCTTGCCCGCCCACAACCTGGGACACCTTCATCACGCGCTCGACACCGGACACGTGGAGTTCTGGCACACGGAAGGGCTCACCCCCGCCAAGGCTCCCGTCACCACCCCCGACAAGCCCTGACGCTCGAGCCGTCAGGGTTTCCGGGACGCCCCGTGCAACTCCCGCAGGGACACGATGCGGTCCAGCAGCGGCCCGCCCAGCTTCCTCCGGGCGATGCGCTGTGACGGATAGATGCCCCGGTGCCCGGTGAGCAGGTACGCCACCGTGGCGACGATGGCCACGTGGGGCAGCACCGCGCTGCCCACCAGCTCCACCGCCATCAGTGACAGTGCCAGGGGGGTGTTCGCCGCCGCCGCGAACAGCGCCGCCATGCCCACCGCCGCGCCCAGGTCCACCGGCAAGCCCAGCAGCCGCGCGAGCACGTTGCCCAGCGCCGCGCCAATGAAGAACAGCGGCGTCACCTCTCCCCCCAGGAACCCCGCGCCCAGCGTCACCGCCGTGAAGACGAGCTTCCAGGCGAACGCGTCCCCCGGCAGCGACACGTCCTGGAACGCGCGCAGGATGCCGGGCACGCCCAGGCCCAGGTAGTCGTCCGTCCCCGACAGCTTCCACAGCCCCACCACGCCCAGGCCGCCCAGCGCCATGCGCAGGGGCAGCCACGGCACGTACCGCTCCAGCAGCTTCTTCAGCCCGTGCGTGCCTTCGATGAAGGCCACCGCCACCGCCGCCACCGCCACCGCGAACACCAGCCACTTGCCCAGCACCGGCAGCGTCAACGCCAGCGCCTGGGGCGAGGGATACACGGTGTGGTGGATGCCCAGGCCCCGCGTCACCAGGTCCCCCACCACCGAAGCGGTGAGCGCGGGCAGGAGCGCCTCGTAGCCGAGCCGCCCCACGCACACGACCTCCAGCCCGAACACCGTCCCCGCCAGCGGCGTGCCGAACACCGAACCGAAGCCGCCCGCGATGCCCGCCGCCAGCAAGTCGCGCCGGGTGTCCGGCGCCACGCGGAAGCGGTGGGCGATCTGGTCCGCCAGGCTCGCGCCCATCTGCACCGCGGTGCCCTCGCGCCCCGCGCTCCCGCCGAACAGGTGCGTGAGCACCGTGCCCACGAGCACCATGGGCGCCATGCGCAGGGGAATCACCGCGTCCCCCTCATGCACCGTGTCCAGCACCAGGTTGTTGCCGCCCCGGATGGACGCGCCCCACCGGCCGTACACCGCGCCCAGCACCAGCCCCGCCACCGGCAGCGCGTACACCAGCGCCCCATGCTCCAGCCGGACCTCCGTGACCCACTCCAGGAGCGCGAGGAACACCGCGGACGCCACGCCGCACACGCCGCCCACCGTGCCGCCCAGCAGCAGCCACTGTCCCAGCGCTCGGGTACCCCGGGGAACGTTCACGACCGCGCAGTCTAGGCGCGGCGCGGCAGCCCCGGCGGGGAAGTTCTCCCCTCGCGCAAACACAGACAGCGGATTCTTCCAGTCAGACAGGCTTCGCGGCCCCTGAAACATGATGAAACAACGCGTCAACCTGGGGCGTCGCGTCATCCGTCAAAGCAGACACCCCCAGCTCTGACGCGCCATGGCGGAATTCATGCTCAACCGGCAATGCAAGGTGTGAGGCTATTTCGGGTCTGGGAGGTGATTCCTCAATCAAACCCGTGTACCTTGCGCCGCCTCTCCCCTTGCTGGGGAGAGACCCCCTACCTCCTCAGGAGCCGGTATGTCCGTTCGTCGCAGCGGGCTGTCCCTCGCCGCCGTCCTCGCCGCCACCACGTTGGGTGGAAGCGCGATGGCCAGCACCATCAACCAGAACACGTCGTGGACCATCAACCGTTCGGCGTCTCAGACGTACCGGGTGGTGGCGTACGGCGATTCCATCTTCGCCGGCTACAACGGTGGCATCAGCGCCGTGGCGCGCCGTGGCGCTCCCGTGGTGGAAGGTGAGTACGCGGCGAAGAAGTGGGGCACGAACGTGGAGGTCATCCGCCGCACGAAGTCCGGTGCGAAGGCGGACGACATCTACAACAACAAGATCGTCAACGAGCGCTCGTACATGCAGTCCGCCAACACGCGCGTCGTGATGTTCGAGATGTGCGGCAACGACTACCTGCAGGCGCGCAGCGCGTTCTCCGACCAGACGGGGACGTGCAACTACAGCGGCCTGCAGTCGGCGCTGGCGGCGTGCACCACGTACATGGAACGCAGCATGCAGACCATCAACCAGTACGCGACCAGCGCCAAGGTCAAGGTCATCGCGAACATCTACTACCCCGGCTTTGACGCGGACAACGTGCTGACGGCCTGCACGGACTCCGTGACGAAGCAGAAGGTGAACAAGCAGACCTACTTCCTGCCGCTGCTGGCGCGCAGCAACTGGCGCGCCTGCAACCTGGCGTCGCGGTACGGCTTCAAGTGCGCGGACTCCTTCGCGGAGATGATGGCGGCGGACTACGACCGCAACGGCGACGGCCAGGTGGACTCGGCCGCGATCGCCTACATCCCCGGTGAGTCCGAGGACGCCTACGTGCAGCGCATCAGCGTCACCCTGCGCAGCACGCTGCGCGACGCGAACCTGCACCTGGCGAACGCGAGCACCAGCTACGACTACATCCAGTCCGACAACACGCACCCGACGTACTCGGGCCCGACCATCGGCGTGAACATCTTCTCCGGCTCCGGCTCCGGTTCGGCCGCGCCGACCTACACGGACGCGCAGATCGTCAACGGCAAGAACCCGATCTGGAACCAGTTCGGCCACGAGCGCATGGGCTGGTCGATCTCCACCTTCGACCCCGCGACGCCGTAAGCTGAAGCCGCATCCGTAGTGCCCAGGGCCTCCGACCTGTCATTGGGTCGGGGGCCTTGTCATGTCCGGAGGTTTCATGAAGGCCTGTTGGCTCGTTGCCTTGCTGCTCACGGTGGGGTGCGCGACGTCGCGTGGGGTGACGCTGGAGACGGGGCAGGGGAGGTTCATCGTGTACACGCCCACGTCGCCCGCGCCCGTGGAAGTCGACGACGAGGCCTTCCGGGAGGCGGTCACGCGGCTCGTGCTCGACACGCGGCTGGACCTGTCGTTCGGGCTGTCGGGACGGCGCGTGTTGCTGGCTTCGGCTGGGGGCGTGGTGGACGGCGATGGGAGCGCGCTGTCCGCGCGGATTTGTGAGGGGTTGGAGGCGCGGGAGGCCTGCCTGGGCCTCTTGGGGCGCGGGTTCATGTCCGGCGCGATGGAGCGGGGGATGATGGCGCTCTTTTTTGCATTCGACACGGTGTGGGAGGGCGTCGCGGGCGTCATCCAGGAGCTGATGGATCCCGCCGCGCTGCGCACGATTGTCACGGCGACGGTAGGCAGCGCGCTGTTGCTGCTGGTCATGCCCGAGCCCATCACGAAGCTCGTCGCGCTGGCGCTGACCGCGTCGTTGATTGCGTACCTGGGCACGGGGCCGGTGTGGAACCTGGGCCGGGCCTTCCTGCGGTTGATGGAGGAGTCCGAAGCCGCCCGGAGCCCCGAGGAACTGAAGGAGGTGGGGCACCGGTTCGGAAGGGTGCTGGGGAGCGACGGAGCGCGGGTGCTGGTCATCGTCGCGTTGACGGCGATGGGTGGGAAGAACGCCCTGGCCGCGCAGGGGCCGAGGATGCCGGGCTTCGCGCAGGCGGCGGTGCGAGCGGAGGCTGAGGGCGGGTTCCGGCTGGCGGGGGCCTTCACGGGAGAGGTGCGGTCCCTGTCCATGCCGGCGGCCGGGGTGCTGAACATCGCGCTCGCGCCGACGGCGGTGGCTGCGGTCGCGATGGGGCCCGGGGGGGGATCCAGGGGGACCCGGAGGGGGACGTGCATCACATCTGCACGGACAAGAACGAGGTGTCCGGCAGCTCAGGTGGGCCGTGGACACCGCAGTTCGAGAAGATTTTTGATCGGGCCCGAATGAAGCTGAGCGACCTGGCCAATCAGGTCCGGCTCGATGGGCACAAGGGGCCTCACCCACGTGAGTATCATGAAGAGGTGCTCAGACGGATTGATGTGGCCACGAAGAGATGCCGAGGCGCCGAGCAGTGCCGATCCGCGCTGATGGATGAACTCGCGAGCATCGCGAGAGACCTCATGACGAAGGGCTCGAAGCTGCGGACGCTCGTCACGAAGCAGCCCTAGGGACGAACCATGGCGCGGCGTTTTTTTGACCTGAAGATCGACGTGGAGGTCCCAGGCCGCTGGTACCTCGCGGACCCCACCGAACTTTCAGGAGAGGAGATCGACGACATCTGGCGGTTCACGGACGGCCGTCCGGTGGAAGTCCGCGAACGGATGCGGTTCCCCCTCTTCAAACCGGGCAGTCCGACGGACATCGAGTTCGCAGGAGCGGGGCAGACCCCCGTTGTCAGCGCGCGTGTTGCCTCTGTGTTTCGAGAGATGGCGCCAGATGACGTTCAACTCTTCCAGGTTGAAGTCGAGGGCGAGGCTGAGCCCTACTTCGTGCTCAATGTCATGCAGACGCGACGCTGCATCGACGATGCCGCCTGCGAGGAAGCACGGCTGTGGACGCCAGAGGATGGCCGTCCCGAACTGGTTGGCGGATACCACGTGGTGTCCGGGCTGCGCATCGACACCTCAAAGGTCGGTGACGCGCGCGTGTTCCGGCTCTGGGGCTGGCATCCTCCCATCATCGTTGACGAGGAGATCAAGTCAGCGCTGGAGCGAGTCGGCATCGTGGGTGGGCGTTTCGACGCGGTTTGAGCAGGACTGATGTGGTGCGCAACGCGTGGTGGACGAGGCGGATGTCTCGAAAGGACAGGATTCGCGCGGGGCCGAGAACCTGCTTCAAGGCCAGCCGCATCTGTGCCGCGCACCGGCTTGCTTCGAGCCCTCCAATGCCGTGAGCTGACGCCGCATCCGTAGTGCCCAGGGCCTCCGACCTGTCACAGGTCGGAGCCTTGTCATGTCCGGAGGTTTCATGAAGGCCTGTTGGCTCGTTGCCTTGCTGCTCACGGTGGGGTGCGCGACGCAGCGTAGGGTGTACCTGGACACGGGACGTGAACACCCCATCGCGTACACGCCCACGTCGCCCGCTCCCGTGGAAGTCGACGACGAGGCCCTCCGGGAGGCAGTCGTGCAACTGGTGCTCGACACGCGGCTGGACCTGTCGTTCGGGCTGTCGGGACGGCGCGTGTTGCTGGCTTCGGCTGGGGGCATGGTGGACGGCGATGGGAGCGCGCTGTCCGCGCGGATTTGTGAGGGGTTGGAGGCGCGGGAGGCCTGCCTGGGCCTCTTGGGGCGCGGGTTCATGTCCGGCGCGATGCAGCGGGGGATGATGGCGCTCTTTTTCGCATTCGACACGGTGTGGGAGGGCGTCGCGGGTGTCATCCAGGAGCTGATGGAGCCCGCCGCGCTGCGCACGATGGTCACGGCGACGGTAGGCAGCGCGCTGTTGCTGCTGGTCATGCCCGAGCCCATCACGAAGCTCGTCGCGCTGGCGCTGACCGCGTCGTTGATTGCGTACCTGGGCACGGGGCCGGTGTGGAACCTGGGCCGGGCCTTCCTGCGGTTGATGGAGGAGTCCGAAGCCGCCCGGAGCCCCGAGGAACTGAAGGAGGTGGGGCACCGGTTCGGAAGGGTGCTGGGGGGCAACGGGGCGCGGGTGCTGGTCGTCGTCGCGTTGACGGCGATGGGTGGGAAGAACGCCCTGGCCTCGCAGGGGTCCAGGATGCCGGGCTTCGCGCAGGCGGCGGCGCGAGCGGAGGCCGAGGGCGGGTTCCGGCTGGCGAGTGCCTTCTCGGGAGAGGTGCGGTCCCTGTCCATGCCGGCGGCCGGGGTGCTGAACATCGCGCTCGCGCCGACGGCGGTGGCGGCGGTCGCGATGGGGCCCGGGGGCGGGATCCAGGGGGACCCGGAGGGGGACGTGCATCACATCTGCACGGACAAGAACGAGGTGTCCGATGCGTCAGGCGGGCCGTGGACGCCACAGTTCGAGCGATACTTCAGAAGAGCTCAGATGGATCTCAATGACCTTGCGAACAAAGTGCGCATTGATGGACACAGGGGGCCTCATCCTCGCGAGTATCATCAGGCGGTGCTGGACCGGATCGCTAAAGCCATGAGCAGCTGCAAGGGTGCTGACCAATGTCGGGCTGCGTTGGTGGGCGAGCTTGCGAAGATTGCGAAAGACTTGGTCACCGCAGGCACGGAAATGCGGAAGTTGATTACAAAGACAAAGACTCCTGGACTTGAGCGATGACTCGACGGTTTTTCCGACTGGCGATTGATGTGTACGTCAAGGGGCGCTGGTACCTGGGAGAGCCGACGACTCTTGATGGCGCGGAACTCGAGGACGTTTGGGTGTTCGGCTACGGCCACCCCATGGAATTCAACGAACGGCTGCGCATCTCGTTGGATCGACCTGGGAGGCCACTGGACTTCGATACAGCCGGAGTTGGTCAGGCTCCCGTCGTCAATGCTCGGGTTGCGGACGTTTTCCGAGCGCTCGCACCGCATGATGTACAGCTCTTCCCAGCTGAGGTCGAGGGGCAGACCGAGCCCTACTGGCTGATGAATGTGGTGCGAACAGTCCGCTGCATCGACGACAAGGCGAGCGCGGAGGTGCAGTTCTATACGCCAGAAGACGGCCGACCAGACAGGGTGGGCGAATATCGCTCTGTCATCGGGCTGCGCATCGACACCTCGAAGGTCGGTGACGCGCGCGTGTTCCGCCTCTGGGGCTGGCATCCCCCCATCATCGTTGACGAAGAGATCAAATCCGCGCTGGAGCGCGTCGGCATCGTGGGGGGACTGTTCGACGCGGTTTGAGTGGCGGGCTACGTCCCGGTGAAACCCTTGATGGAGGACGAGCGACGCAGATGATCCCGGCGCTCAGCCCAACAGGCGCACCGCGAGGAACACCGGCAGCGCGACGTAATACAGGGCCCGGCAGGTCCACTCCGCGCCGGTGCGCACGCGGCGCGCCCACTGGGGGCCCAGCCACGCCGCTCCGAAACACAGCGCTTCCGCGAGCGCCCTCCAGAAACAACCAAACAGCAGCAGGGCCAGGAACACCGGCAACCACGTCCGGACGAACGTGAGCAGATACGCCTTGAGGCCGTACATCTGCCACTCGCCGAAGGGCCCACCGAAGGAGATGTATTGGTGCG
Protein-coding regions in this window:
- a CDS encoding imm11 family protein, producing MARRFFDLKIDVEVPGRWYLADPTELSGEEIDDIWRFTDGRPVEVRERMRFPLFKPGSPTDIEFAGAGQTPVVSARVASVFREMAPDDVQLFQVEVEGEAEPYFVLNVMQTRRCIDDAACEEARLWTPEDGRPELVGGYHVVSGLRIDTSKVGDARVFRLWGWHPPIIVDEEIKSALERVGIVGGRFDAV
- a CDS encoding imm11 family protein, with translation MTRRFFRLAIDVYVKGRWYLGEPTTLDGAELEDVWVFGYGHPMEFNERLRISLDRPGRPLDFDTAGVGQAPVVNARVADVFRALAPHDVQLFPAEVEGQTEPYWLMNVVRTVRCIDDKASAEVQFYTPEDGRPDRVGEYRSVIGLRIDTSKVGDARVFRLWGWHPPIIVDEEIKSALERVGIVGGLFDAV
- a CDS encoding chloride channel protein codes for the protein MNVPRGTRALGQWLLLGGTVGGVCGVASAVFLALLEWVTEVRLEHGALVYALPVAGLVLGAVYGRWGASIRGGNNLVLDTVHEGDAVIPLRMAPMVLVGTVLTHLFGGSAGREGTAVQMGASLADQIAHRFRVAPDTRRDLLAAGIAGGFGSVFGTPLAGTVFGLEVVCVGRLGYEALLPALTASVVGDLVTRGLGIHHTVYPSPQALALTLPVLGKWLVFAVAVAAVAVAFIEGTHGLKKLLERYVPWLPLRMALGGLGVVGLWKLSGTDDYLGLGVPGILRAFQDVSLPGDAFAWKLVFTAVTLGAGFLGGEVTPLFFIGAALGNVLARLLGLPVDLGAAVGMAALFAAAANTPLALSLMAVELVGSAVLPHVAIVATVAYLLTGHRGIYPSQRIARRKLGGPLLDRIVSLRELHGASRKP
- a CDS encoding CapA family protein, with product MFALVGWLVPALVAAAPARVELVFGGDVIPHGEVKSVARAHARSGAVPPGGGAAPSLNYEGWGHVFGPLSDVLRTADVGVVNLETPVTDERKAVTQELIFNAPPAMARALVGAGVKVVSTGNNHARDQHPEGMVETLRHLDAVGLRHAGTGATRDAAWTPVFMEVRGVRLGFLSFTRSLNGFSNPKDANAPHAALVPYPEHASRRGVSEKEAVERVRVAAARCDALFVLVHWGREYAEAPHPLDRALGQALLEAGAFAVIGHHPHVLQPLEAYTTKSGRRGLIAYSLGNLVANQGRFYKHRAGGAGTEGDKRDSLLLRVGVTRAEAGAPVALAEVAVLPVWIENNATGRKARAKRNIQPVLIDREVEEVSRRLASLALRTGTPDKETRAEKVALEQRLASARYRRERILRMLPAEFRVASPELRRREDATARVVP
- a CDS encoding SGNH/GDSL hydrolase family protein; the protein is MSVRRSGLSLAAVLAATTLGGSAMASTINQNTSWTINRSASQTYRVVAYGDSIFAGYNGGISAVARRGAPVVEGEYAAKKWGTNVEVIRRTKSGAKADDIYNNKIVNERSYMQSANTRVVMFEMCGNDYLQARSAFSDQTGTCNYSGLQSALAACTTYMERSMQTINQYATSAKVKVIANIYYPGFDADNVLTACTDSVTKQKVNKQTYFLPLLARSNWRACNLASRYGFKCADSFAEMMAADYDRNGDGQVDSAAIAYIPGESEDAYVQRISVTLRSTLRDANLHLANASTSYDYIQSDNTHPTYSGPTIGVNIFSGSGSGSAAPTYTDAQIVNGKNPIWNQFGHERMGWSISTFDPATP
- a CDS encoding AHH domain-containing protein, which gives rise to MKACWLVALLLTVGCATQRRVYLDTGREHPIAYTPTSPAPVEVDDEALREAVVQLVLDTRLDLSFGLSGRRVLLASAGGMVDGDGSALSARICEGLEAREACLGLLGRGFMSGAMQRGMMALFFAFDTVWEGVAGVIQELMEPAALRTMVTATVGSALLLLVMPEPITKLVALALTASLIAYLGTGPVWNLGRAFLRLMEESEAARSPEELKEVGHRFGRVLGGNGARVLVVVALTAMGGKNALASQGSRMPGFAQAAARAEAEGGFRLASAFSGEVRSLSMPAAGVLNIALAPTAVAAVAMGPGGGIQGDPEGDVHHICTDKNEVSDASGGPWTPQFERYFRRAQMDLNDLANKVRIDGHRGPHPREYHQAVLDRIAKAMSSCKGADQCRAALVGELAKIAKDLVTAGTEMRKLITKTKTPGLER
- the yjjJ gene encoding type II toxin-antitoxin system HipA family toxin YjjJ, whose protein sequence is MPPPSILQLLDVVQRLQPVSAEALQQHFGVSQQTLSRWLKAAGDAACRMGRTRGALYARTRRVAGLGTQAPLHRVDEAGQLHREGALHFLSSGGTWQEAARGLGQRFEGLPPFAEEMSPQGYMGRGFRERHPDLALPPRTTDWNEDQVLIALARRGEDCTGDLILGEESLNRYLAMWVQEVRRDSYPQRARTFLADGSGSSAGGEQPKFAVYTEGRHVLVKFADASAGSAGQRWRDLLASEHLALESVRVAGLDAAKAHRFDLESHRFLEVERFDRIGLRGRRALLSLRAIDNEYVGSGGTWTDVALRLLAERRLSQEDVRRIRWLDTFGQLIGNTDRHLGNVSCFVQSPGRFQLAPIYDMLPMVFAPDGAHLVEREFKPAPPNANNLDVWADAARHALAYWDTLVASPDISEDFRQRCAACRNQLAELIARAPVS